A section of the Oryza sativa Japonica Group chromosome 1, ASM3414082v1 genome encodes:
- the LOC4324145 gene encoding uncharacterized protein has product MTTPSYRARAACPREQQHTARATATTQGSATTTATAGGSATATADPVVGRAAAVDPAMGRTAAADSATGRSGGGMRGGGQRAAADPAMGTVAACEEELAGEERRRRARRRSRGGGGSGDGAAADSAMGRSCGGLRRGARGEGAAAACEEEVEGRRRIRRWEGAAATFPLALARCRLFLLLAAGFSSCSCSPSAHPLALPPAMGRTVVADPAIG; this is encoded by the coding sequence ATGACAACGCCTTCCTACCGCGCTCGTGCTGCTTGCCCTCGGGAGCAGCAGCATACGGCTCGTGCGACGGCGACCACGCAgggctcggcgacgacgaccgcgacggcggggggctcggcgacggcgacggcggatccagtggtggggagggcggcggcggtggatccggcgatggggaggactgcggcggcggattcggcgacggggaggagcggcggcggcatgcgagGAGGAGGTCaaagggcggcggcggatccggcgatgGGGACTGTGGCGGCTTGCGAGGAGGAGCTcgcgggggaggagcggcggcggcgtgcgaggAGGAGGTctaggggcggcggcggatctggcgatggggcggcggcggattcggcgatGGGGAGAAGCTGCGGCGGCTTGCGACGAGGAGCTCGCggggaaggagcggcggcggcgtgcgaggAGGAAGTCGAGggacggcggcggatccggcgatgggaaggagcggcggcgactTTTCCTCTTGCTCTTGCTCGCTGCCGGCTTTTCCtcttgctcgccgccggctttTCCTCTTGCTCTTGCTCGCCGTCGGCTCATCCTCTTGCTCTTCCTCCGGCGATGGGGAGGACTGTGGTGGCAGATCCGGCGATCGGTTGA